The following are encoded in a window of Paenibacillus polymyxa genomic DNA:
- the rplL gene encoding 50S ribosomal protein L7/L12: protein MSKEQILEAIKGMSVLELNDLVKAIEEEFGVTAAAPVAVAGGAAGGAAEAEQSEFDVILTSAGASKINVIKAVREITGLGLKEAKELVDNAPKPLKEKIAKEEAESIKAKLEEAGASVEVK, encoded by the coding sequence ATGAGTAAAGAGCAAATCTTGGAAGCAATTAAAGGTATGTCCGTATTGGAACTGAACGATCTCGTGAAAGCAATCGAAGAAGAATTCGGCGTAACTGCAGCAGCTCCAGTAGCTGTAGCAGGTGGCGCAGCAGGTGGCGCAGCTGAAGCTGAGCAATCCGAGTTCGACGTAATCTTGACAAGCGCTGGCGCTTCCAAAATCAACGTTATCAAAGCAGTTCGCGAAATCACAGGTCTTGGCCTGAAAGAAGCAAAAGAACTGGTTGACAACGCTCCAAAACCACTGAAAGAAAAAATCGCTAAAGAAGAAGCTGAATCCATTAAAGCAAAATTGGAAGAAGCAGGCGCTTCTGTAGAAGTAAAATAA
- a CDS encoding ribosomal L7Ae/L30e/S12e/Gadd45 family protein, with amino-acid sequence MSKEQGLQDAHVKIGTKQTIRMVELGFASEVYVAEDADQRLTSNIIALCNKQGVKVTLVDTMKNLGAACGIEVGAAMAAIVKQ; translated from the coding sequence ATGTCTAAAGAACAAGGACTGCAAGATGCTCATGTCAAAATCGGTACCAAACAAACCATTCGTATGGTAGAATTGGGCTTTGCCTCAGAAGTATATGTGGCAGAAGACGCAGATCAGCGTCTCACTTCCAACATCATTGCTTTGTGCAACAAGCAAGGAGTCAAAGTGACTCTCGTAGACACAATGAAAAATCTCGGAGCTGCATGTGGGATTGAAGTGGGAGCCGCAATGGCTGCTATCGTAAAACAATAG
- the rpoB gene encoding DNA-directed RNA polymerase subunit beta: MAGHLVQYGRRTRRSYARINEVLEVPNLIEIQQKSYDWFLEEGLREMFRDISPIQDFTGNLILEFIDYSLGEPKYTVDDAKERDVTYAAPLRVKVRLINKETGEVKEQEVFMGDFPLMTETGTFIINGAERVIVSQLVRSPSVYFSTKVDKNAKTTYTATVIPNRGAWLELEMDAKDIIYVRIDRTRKIPVTVLLRALGFGTDAEILDLLGNDEYIRNTLDKDNTDSTEKALIEIYERLRPGEPPTLDNAKSLLVARFFDPKRYDLANVGRYKINKKLHIKNRLFNQRLAETLIDTTTGEIIAEAGQMVDRRLLDEILAQLEESVGHRTYHVASGVLESNDIPLQTIDVFSPIEDGKVVKLIANGNIDKSVKNITPADIISSISYFINLLHGIGSTDDIDHLGNRRLRSVGELLQNQFRIGLSRMERVVRERMSIQDANVITPQALINIRPVIASIKEFFGSSQLSQFMDQTNPLAELTHKRRLSALGPGGLTRERAGMEVRDVHPSHYGRMCPIETPEGPNIGLINSLSTFARINEYGFIEAPYRWVDPKTGKVTDQIDYLTADEEDNYIVAQANAELTEENTFKDEVVIVRYNKQSDNIIPMASSRVDYMDVSPKQVVSVATALIPFLENDDSNRALMGSNMQRQAVPLLIPKSPLVGTGMEHKSAKDSGVCVVSKYNGVIERSSANEIWLRRIETVDGAEVKGDIVKYKLHKFMRSNQGTCINQRPIVNRGDIVKVGDILADGPSTEMGELALGRNVVVAFMTWEGYNYEDAILLSEKLVKEDVYTSIHIEEYESEARDTKLGPEEITRDIPNVGEEALRNLDERGIIRIGAEIGAGDILVGKVTPKGVTELTAEERLLHAIFGEKAREVRDTSLRVPHGTDGIVVDVKVFTRENGDELPPGVNQLVRVYIAQKRKISEGDKMAGRHGNKGVVARILPEEDMPFLPDGTPVQVVLNPLGVPSRMNIGQVLEVHLGMAAMRLGIHVATPVFDGAKEYDVFDTMEEAGMQRNGKTVLYDGRTGDRFEREVTVGVMHMIKLAHMVDDKIHARSTGPYSLVTQQPLGGKAQFGGQRFGEMEVWALEAYGAAYTLQEILTVKSDDVVGRVKTYESIVKGENVPEPGVPESFKVLIKELQSLGMDVKILSEDEQEIEMRELDDEDDTTGDKLSLNLEGSEVGVE; encoded by the coding sequence TTGGCAGGACATCTTGTTCAATATGGTCGACGCACTCGGCGCAGTTATGCACGTATTAATGAGGTACTCGAGGTTCCGAACCTGATTGAGATCCAACAAAAATCCTATGATTGGTTTTTGGAGGAAGGATTAAGGGAAATGTTTCGGGATATTTCTCCAATTCAGGATTTCACTGGAAATCTGATTCTGGAGTTTATCGACTATTCTCTCGGAGAACCCAAATATACCGTTGACGACGCAAAGGAACGCGACGTTACGTATGCAGCACCGCTTCGGGTAAAAGTCCGGCTTATTAATAAAGAAACCGGGGAAGTGAAAGAGCAGGAAGTATTCATGGGAGACTTCCCGCTGATGACTGAAACGGGTACGTTTATTATTAACGGTGCGGAACGGGTTATTGTCAGCCAGTTGGTTCGCTCTCCCAGCGTCTATTTCAGCACAAAAGTCGACAAGAATGCGAAAACAACATACACCGCAACGGTAATTCCTAACCGGGGGGCTTGGCTCGAACTGGAGATGGATGCGAAGGATATTATCTATGTCCGGATTGACCGTACCCGTAAAATTCCGGTTACGGTGTTGCTGCGTGCGCTGGGCTTTGGCACTGATGCTGAGATTCTGGATTTGCTCGGCAATGACGAATATATCCGCAACACACTTGATAAAGACAACACGGATTCCACCGAGAAAGCGCTGATTGAAATTTATGAGCGTCTTCGTCCAGGTGAGCCGCCTACACTGGATAACGCAAAGAGCTTGCTAGTTGCTCGCTTCTTTGATCCTAAACGTTATGATCTGGCCAACGTAGGCCGTTACAAAATCAATAAAAAGCTTCACATTAAAAACCGTTTGTTCAATCAACGACTTGCTGAGACTTTGATTGATACAACAACTGGTGAAATCATCGCTGAAGCCGGTCAAATGGTAGATCGCCGCCTGTTGGACGAGATTTTGGCCCAACTGGAGGAATCAGTAGGACATCGTACGTATCATGTTGCGAGTGGTGTGCTAGAAAGCAATGATATTCCACTTCAAACAATCGATGTGTTCTCACCAATTGAGGATGGTAAAGTAGTAAAACTGATTGCTAACGGAAATATTGATAAATCGGTTAAGAATATTACGCCTGCCGATATTATTTCCTCCATCAGTTATTTTATTAACTTGCTTCACGGAATCGGAAGTACGGACGATATTGACCATTTGGGTAACCGTCGTTTGCGTTCTGTAGGTGAGTTGCTCCAAAACCAGTTCCGTATCGGTTTATCCCGTATGGAACGCGTAGTGCGCGAAAGAATGTCGATTCAGGATGCTAATGTAATTACGCCACAGGCATTGATTAACATACGTCCAGTAATTGCTTCGATTAAAGAGTTCTTTGGTAGCTCGCAGCTGTCTCAGTTTATGGATCAGACGAACCCGCTTGCTGAATTAACGCACAAACGTCGTCTGTCCGCACTCGGACCCGGCGGTTTGACGCGCGAACGCGCGGGCATGGAAGTGCGTGACGTCCATCCGAGTCACTACGGCCGTATGTGTCCTATCGAGACACCAGAGGGACCAAACATTGGTTTGATCAACTCTTTGTCCACTTTTGCACGCATTAACGAGTATGGGTTTATCGAAGCTCCTTATCGTTGGGTAGATCCAAAAACCGGAAAAGTTACAGACCAGATTGATTACCTGACTGCTGATGAAGAAGATAACTACATCGTAGCTCAGGCGAATGCGGAATTGACGGAGGAAAACACCTTTAAGGATGAGGTTGTCATTGTCCGTTATAACAAACAGTCTGATAACATTATTCCGATGGCTAGTAGCCGTGTCGATTACATGGACGTATCGCCTAAACAGGTCGTATCGGTCGCGACTGCACTGATTCCGTTCTTGGAGAATGATGACTCTAACCGCGCATTGATGGGTTCCAACATGCAGCGTCAGGCTGTCCCGCTTCTGATTCCGAAGTCTCCATTGGTCGGAACAGGAATGGAGCACAAGTCTGCAAAAGATTCCGGTGTTTGCGTTGTATCCAAATACAACGGAGTTATCGAACGTTCTTCGGCTAACGAAATTTGGTTGCGTCGTATCGAAACTGTAGATGGCGCTGAAGTGAAGGGCGACATTGTTAAGTATAAATTACACAAATTTATGCGATCTAACCAAGGAACTTGCATCAACCAACGTCCGATTGTGAACAGAGGAGATATTGTCAAAGTTGGCGATATTCTTGCGGATGGTCCATCTACAGAGATGGGTGAGTTGGCGTTGGGACGTAACGTTGTCGTTGCCTTCATGACTTGGGAAGGTTACAACTACGAGGATGCGATCTTGCTGAGTGAGAAACTGGTTAAGGAAGATGTATACACCTCAATCCATATTGAGGAATACGAATCCGAGGCTCGTGACACGAAGCTTGGACCTGAAGAAATCACTCGCGACATTCCAAATGTCGGTGAAGAAGCGCTTCGCAACTTGGATGAGCGTGGTATCATACGTATTGGTGCTGAAATTGGCGCAGGTGACATTCTCGTTGGTAAAGTAACACCTAAAGGTGTGACTGAATTGACAGCTGAAGAACGTCTCTTACACGCAATCTTTGGTGAGAAGGCACGCGAGGTTCGCGATACTTCTTTGAGAGTTCCTCACGGAACAGACGGGATTGTTGTAGATGTAAAGGTATTTACACGTGAAAATGGCGATGAACTGCCACCAGGTGTAAATCAGTTGGTTCGTGTATATATTGCTCAAAAACGTAAAATCTCCGAAGGCGATAAAATGGCTGGACGTCACGGTAACAAGGGTGTCGTTGCTCGTATTTTGCCTGAAGAAGATATGCCGTTCCTGCCGGATGGCACACCGGTACAGGTCGTTCTGAACCCGTTGGGTGTACCTTCACGGATGAACATCGGACAGGTGCTTGAAGTCCATCTGGGTATGGCTGCAATGCGTCTTGGTATTCATGTGGCAACTCCAGTATTCGATGGTGCCAAGGAATATGACGTATTCGATACAATGGAAGAGGCAGGCATGCAGCGTAATGGTAAGACTGTGTTGTATGACGGACGTACGGGTGATCGTTTTGAACGTGAAGTTACTGTCGGTGTCATGCACATGATCAAACTGGCGCACATGGTCGATGATAAAATCCATGCTCGTTCTACAGGTCCTTACTCTCTTGTTACGCAACAACCATTGGGTGGTAAAGCTCAATTCGGTGGACAGCGCTTCGGGGAGATGGAAGTATGGGCATTGGAAGCCTACGGTGCAGCGTACACGCTTCAGGAAATTTTGACTGTGAAATCTGATGATGTGGTTGGACGTGTTAAAACTTACGAATCCATTGTCAAAGGTGAAAATGTACCTGAACCGGGTGTTCCAGAATCATTTAAGGTCTTGATCAAAGAGCTGCAAAGCTTGGGTATGGACGTGAAGATTCTGTCTGAAGACGAACAAGAGATCGAAATGAGAGAGCTTGATGATGAGGATGACACAACCGGCGATAAGCTGAGTTTGAATCTGGAAGGCTCTGAGGTTGGCGTAGAGTAG
- the rplJ gene encoding 50S ribosomal protein L10: MANAKVIQAKQEAVEVVAAKLRESVTTVVADYRGLNVAQVTELRKQLREAGIEFQVLKNTLLRRATAAAELTELDAVLTGPTAIAFGKDDAVSAAKILNDFAKKNNALELKGAVVEGRVIGVEEIKALAELPSREGLLSMLLSVLQAPVRNFALAVKAVAEKEEQSA, from the coding sequence TTGGCAAATGCAAAGGTGATTCAAGCAAAACAAGAAGCTGTTGAAGTTGTAGCTGCAAAATTGCGCGAGAGCGTAACGACTGTGGTTGCAGACTATCGCGGTCTGAATGTTGCCCAAGTAACTGAGCTGCGTAAGCAGCTTCGCGAAGCCGGAATCGAATTTCAAGTGCTGAAAAACACACTGCTCCGCCGTGCAACTGCGGCAGCAGAATTGACTGAACTGGACGCAGTATTGACAGGTCCTACTGCAATCGCGTTCGGCAAAGATGATGCAGTGTCTGCAGCTAAAATCTTGAACGATTTCGCTAAGAAGAACAATGCACTGGAACTGAAAGGTGCAGTTGTAGAAGGTCGCGTTATCGGTGTTGAGGAAATCAAAGCACTGGCAGAACTGCCATCCCGCGAAGGTCTCCTTTCCATGCTCCTCAGCGTGCTTCAAGCTCCTGTGCGCAACTTCGCGCTTGCAGTTAAAGCTGTTGCAGAAAAAGAAGAGCAAAGCGCATAA
- the rpsL gene encoding 30S ribosomal protein S12, whose amino-acid sequence MPTINQLVRKGRQAKIEKSKSPALQKGFNALKREATDISAPQKRGVCTRVGTMTPKKPNSALRKYARVRLTNRVEVTAYIPGIGHNLQEHSVVLIRGGRVKDLPGVRYHIVRGALDTAGVNNRMQARSKYGAKRPKAKKS is encoded by the coding sequence ATGCCAACTATTAACCAACTGGTTCGTAAAGGACGTCAAGCCAAAATCGAGAAATCGAAATCACCGGCTTTGCAAAAAGGTTTTAATGCCTTGAAACGTGAAGCTACCGACATCAGTGCCCCGCAAAAACGCGGAGTGTGCACTCGTGTAGGTACTATGACTCCGAAAAAACCAAACTCCGCACTTCGTAAATATGCTCGTGTTCGCTTGACGAACCGTGTAGAGGTGACTGCTTACATTCCAGGTATTGGACATAACCTTCAAGAACACAGCGTAGTGCTGATTCGCGGCGGTCGTGTAAAAGACCTTCCGGGTGTGCGTTACCACATCGTTCGCGGTGCTTTGGATACTGCAGGCGTAAACAACCGCATGCAAGCTCGTTCCAAATACGGCGCAAAACGCCCTAAAGCTAAAAAATCCTAA
- the rpoC gene encoding DNA-directed RNA polymerase subunit beta', giving the protein MLDVNNFEYMKIGLASPEKIRSWSRGEVKKPETINYRTLKPEKEGLFCEKIFGPTKDWECHCGKYKRVRYKGVVCDRCGVEVTRAKVRRERMGHIELAAPVSHIWYFKGIPSRMGLALDMSPRSLEEIIYFASYVVTDPGDTPLEKKQLLSEKEYRSYREKYGYGFQAGMGAEAVKKLLQDLDIDKELEFLKEELRTAQGQRRNRAIKRLEVIEAFRNSGNQPDWMIMDVLPVIPPELRPMVQLDGGRFATSDLNDLYRRVINRNNRLKRLLDLGAPDIIVQNEKRMLQEAVDALIDNGRRGRPVTGPGNRPLKSLSHMLKGKQGRFRQNLLGKRVDYSGRSVIVVGPYLKMYQCGLPKEMALELFKPFVMKELVNKGLAHNIKSAKRKVERVSAEVWDVLEEVIKEHPVLLNRAPTLHRLGIQAFEPILVEGRAIRLHPLVCTAYNADFDGDQMAVHVPLSAEAQAEARLLMLASGNILNPKDGKPVVTPSQDMVLGSFYLTMDNKEEEGSNMILRNMNEAISAYQRGTAGLHARVAIPVKALNKTSFTEKQQEAMLITTVGKIIFNEIFPASFPYINDATRANLLYGTAEEFFVYEKGVNLTEAIQNAPQASGVGKDYLGNIIARCFETYHTTETAVILDKIKQLGFTYSTRAGVTVAVSDVIVPVEKQEILKGSEDKAQVVTNQYRRGLITNEERYDRIIDIWSKAKDDITEVLMKSMDRYNSIMMMVDSKARGNKSQITQLGGMRGLMANPSGRIIELPIKSNFREGLTVLEYFISTHGARKGLADTALRTADSGYLTRRLVDVAQDVIVREEDCGTDKGFTVSRIQDGKEVIEDLYDRLEGRYCFETVRHPETGEILARRNELIDSDKAEAIVKAGVHKVQIRSVLSCRAKHGVCKKCYGRNLATGKHVEIGEAVGIIAAQSIGEPGTQLTMRTFHTGGVAGDDITQGLPRIQELFEARNPKGQATISEIDGTVKEVREGKDRREIDIQGEAETKTYSVTYGSRLRVSEGMTVEAGDELTDGSIDPKEMLRIKGIRGVQNYILQEVQRVYRNQGVEINDKHVEVMIRQMLRKIRIIDAGDTILLPGSFVDVHEYENANKIAILSGQEPAVAKPVLLGITKASLETDSFLSAASFQETTRVLTDAAIKGKVDQLLGLKENVIIGKLIPAGTGMNRYRSVKFAQPEEGQSPSEELEPISAE; this is encoded by the coding sequence TTGTTGGACGTTAACAATTTCGAATATATGAAAATCGGGCTTGCTTCCCCCGAAAAGATTCGTTCTTGGTCCCGCGGAGAAGTCAAAAAACCGGAGACGATTAACTATCGTACGCTTAAACCGGAAAAAGAAGGACTATTTTGCGAGAAAATTTTCGGACCTACGAAAGACTGGGAATGTCATTGCGGTAAGTACAAACGTGTACGCTATAAAGGTGTTGTCTGTGACCGTTGTGGAGTAGAAGTTACTCGTGCTAAGGTTCGCCGTGAGCGTATGGGCCATATTGAGTTGGCTGCTCCTGTATCGCACATTTGGTACTTTAAAGGCATTCCAAGTCGTATGGGTCTTGCTCTTGATATGTCTCCAAGATCTCTGGAAGAGATCATTTACTTCGCATCTTATGTTGTAACCGATCCAGGAGATACGCCTTTGGAGAAAAAGCAACTCCTGTCCGAGAAAGAATACCGTAGCTACCGTGAGAAATACGGCTATGGCTTCCAGGCAGGTATGGGTGCTGAAGCGGTTAAAAAGCTTCTTCAAGATTTGGATATAGACAAAGAGTTAGAATTCTTGAAAGAAGAGCTGCGTACAGCTCAAGGACAACGTCGTAACCGTGCGATCAAACGCCTTGAAGTTATTGAGGCATTCCGTAACTCCGGCAACCAACCGGATTGGATGATCATGGACGTACTTCCTGTTATTCCTCCTGAGCTTCGTCCGATGGTACAGTTGGATGGTGGTCGTTTCGCTACCTCTGACCTTAACGACTTGTATCGTCGTGTTATTAACCGTAATAACCGTCTGAAACGGTTGTTAGATCTAGGTGCGCCAGATATTATCGTGCAAAATGAAAAACGGATGTTGCAGGAAGCTGTTGACGCCTTGATTGATAATGGTCGTCGTGGTCGTCCTGTTACAGGTCCAGGTAACCGTCCTTTGAAATCCCTCAGCCACATGCTGAAAGGTAAACAAGGACGTTTCCGTCAGAACTTGCTCGGAAAACGTGTTGACTACTCTGGTCGTTCCGTTATCGTTGTAGGCCCGTACTTGAAAATGTATCAATGCGGTTTGCCAAAAGAAATGGCACTGGAACTATTCAAACCTTTTGTTATGAAGGAACTGGTGAACAAAGGTTTGGCGCACAATATCAAGAGCGCGAAGCGTAAAGTAGAGCGTGTGAGTGCAGAAGTGTGGGATGTGCTGGAAGAAGTAATCAAGGAGCATCCAGTTCTTCTGAACCGTGCCCCTACGCTGCATAGACTCGGTATCCAGGCGTTCGAACCGATTTTGGTTGAAGGCCGTGCGATTCGTCTGCATCCGCTCGTATGTACTGCATATAATGCCGACTTTGACGGTGACCAAATGGCTGTTCACGTTCCATTGTCTGCGGAAGCCCAAGCTGAAGCTCGTTTGCTTATGCTAGCATCCGGCAACATTTTGAATCCGAAAGACGGTAAGCCAGTTGTTACACCTTCCCAGGATATGGTTCTTGGTTCTTTCTATCTGACTATGGATAACAAAGAAGAAGAAGGAAGCAATATGATCCTTCGCAACATGAATGAAGCTATATCGGCTTACCAACGTGGTACAGCTGGACTTCATGCTCGTGTAGCTATTCCGGTTAAAGCTTTGAATAAAACGAGCTTTACGGAAAAACAACAGGAAGCGATGTTGATCACAACGGTTGGTAAAATTATCTTTAATGAAATTTTCCCGGCAAGCTTCCCGTACATCAATGATGCTACCCGTGCGAACCTGCTTTATGGTACTGCGGAGGAGTTCTTTGTTTACGAAAAGGGTGTAAATCTTACAGAAGCCATTCAAAACGCTCCGCAAGCTAGCGGGGTAGGCAAGGATTACCTTGGTAATATCATTGCCCGTTGTTTTGAGACTTACCATACAACAGAAACAGCTGTAATTCTGGATAAAATCAAGCAGCTTGGCTTTACGTATTCCACTCGTGCAGGGGTAACCGTTGCTGTATCGGACGTAATCGTGCCGGTGGAAAAACAAGAGATTCTTAAGGGATCCGAAGACAAAGCGCAAGTTGTAACGAATCAGTACCGTCGTGGTCTGATTACGAATGAAGAACGCTATGACCGGATTATCGATATTTGGTCTAAAGCGAAAGATGATATTACCGAAGTATTGATGAAGTCCATGGATCGCTACAACTCCATCATGATGATGGTGGACTCCAAAGCGCGGGGTAACAAATCACAGATTACTCAGCTCGGCGGTATGCGTGGTCTGATGGCCAATCCATCCGGACGTATTATCGAACTCCCAATCAAATCAAACTTCCGTGAAGGTCTGACAGTACTCGAGTACTTTATCTCCACTCACGGAGCGCGTAAAGGTTTGGCGGATACAGCCCTTCGTACGGCTGACTCCGGTTACCTGACTCGTCGTCTCGTAGATGTGGCGCAGGATGTTATCGTGCGCGAAGAAGACTGCGGAACGGATAAAGGCTTCACAGTAAGTCGTATCCAGGACGGTAAAGAAGTAATTGAGGATCTCTATGACCGTCTGGAAGGTCGCTATTGCTTTGAAACTGTACGTCATCCTGAGACTGGCGAGATTTTGGCTAGACGTAACGAATTGATTGACTCCGACAAAGCTGAAGCGATTGTTAAAGCTGGCGTACACAAAGTTCAAATACGTTCTGTATTAAGTTGCCGGGCTAAACATGGCGTCTGCAAGAAATGTTACGGTCGCAATCTGGCTACTGGTAAACACGTTGAGATTGGTGAAGCAGTTGGTATCATCGCTGCACAATCCATCGGTGAGCCAGGAACACAGCTTACTATGCGTACGTTCCACACAGGCGGCGTAGCGGGTGACGATATTACACAAGGTTTGCCTCGTATCCAGGAGCTTTTTGAAGCACGTAATCCTAAAGGTCAGGCAACTATTAGTGAAATTGACGGTACAGTTAAAGAAGTTCGTGAAGGTAAAGACCGCCGTGAGATCGACATTCAGGGTGAAGCCGAAACGAAAACATACTCAGTAACGTATGGTTCCCGCCTGCGCGTAAGCGAAGGTATGACTGTTGAAGCTGGGGACGAACTGACGGATGGTTCGATTGATCCTAAAGAAATGCTACGTATTAAAGGTATTCGCGGGGTACAGAACTATATCCTTCAGGAAGTTCAACGCGTATACCGGAACCAGGGTGTAGAAATCAACGACAAGCACGTAGAAGTTATGATTCGTCAAATGTTGCGTAAAATCCGTATCATTGATGCGGGCGACACGATCTTACTTCCAGGCTCCTTTGTTGATGTCCATGAGTATGAAAATGCAAACAAGATAGCGATTCTCAGCGGCCAAGAACCAGCGGTAGCCAAGCCGGTACTGCTCGGTATTACCAAGGCATCTCTGGAAACTGACTCCTTCTTGTCAGCAGCATCCTTCCAGGAAACTACTCGTGTCCTGACTGATGCAGCTATTAAAGGCAAGGTCGATCAGTTGCTTGGACTGAAAGAGAACGTAATTATTGGTAAATTGATTCCTGCGGGAACAGGTATGAACCGTTACCGTAGCGTGAAATTTGCCCAACCGGAAGAGGGGCAGTCTCCATCTGAGGAGCTCGAACCAATTTCGGCCGAGTAA
- a CDS encoding class I SAM-dependent methyltransferase: protein MADHYYSKRPETAHERRSLETVLRGRSYRFASDSGVFSKQGIDYGSRVLIEAMQLPAQASVLDVGCGYGPIGLAAAALVPEGHVTMVDINERAVQLAIENAERNGVKNVTIKQSDLFAEVKDERFDVILTNPPIRAGKETVHTIFELAYEHLNEGGALWVVIQKKQGAPSASAKIESLFGHVEEVTKDKGYRILKAEKSF from the coding sequence ATGGCTGATCATTATTACTCCAAGCGGCCAGAGACGGCGCATGAACGACGGAGCCTGGAAACAGTGCTGCGGGGGCGGTCATACCGTTTTGCCAGCGATTCAGGCGTTTTTTCGAAGCAGGGAATTGATTACGGGAGTCGTGTGCTGATTGAAGCGATGCAGCTTCCTGCACAAGCCTCGGTATTGGATGTAGGATGCGGTTACGGCCCGATTGGTCTGGCGGCAGCCGCGCTTGTCCCAGAGGGACACGTCACAATGGTTGATATTAATGAGCGAGCCGTTCAACTTGCGATAGAGAATGCGGAACGTAATGGGGTTAAGAATGTCACCATTAAGCAAAGCGATTTGTTTGCGGAAGTGAAGGATGAACGCTTTGACGTGATCTTGACGAATCCTCCTATACGTGCAGGAAAAGAAACAGTGCATACCATTTTTGAGCTTGCTTATGAGCATTTAAACGAAGGTGGAGCTTTGTGGGTAGTCATTCAGAAAAAGCAGGGGGCCCCTTCGGCGAGTGCTAAGATAGAGAGCCTTTTCGGTCATGTAGAAGAAGTTACAAAGGATAAAGGTTATCGAATTTTGAAAGCTGAAAAAAGTTTTTAA